The Pseudomonas sp. FeN3W region CGGGCGCCAGCCTTTCAAGTGCTCCAGCACTATCGTGTCAGCCTGGTGTTCACGGGCAAAGTCGACCAGCTGACGGGAAGTCAGCTGCGCGATCTGCTCGTTAATATGCCGGGCCTTACGGTAATGGCCTTTGCAGAATCCCTTGCTCAGTACAGCGGTTTTACGCGCTTTTTGGCGAATGGTATTCGCCCGTTGGTTACGCCGGTCTATGTCGGCTGCGGGGTGGAAAAATCCACGCGCAGTCACAGTGCCGGATGAAGTCACCACGCTGGCCGTTGCCAGGGTGTTGATGCCGATATCCACCGCCAATACCCGTTGACGGTTGGTCAGACGCGCCGGTGTCAACGACACTGGCACCGAGAGATGAATCGATTTCCCGATGATCAGCGAAGGGGATTTTAATTCACCCTGGGTATGGCGCTGACGCGTTGCTTTAATAGGGATCTGGTGCCACAACCACTCTTTACCATCCCACAGCTTGAGTGAGGCAGTTTTGAACGTGTCGTCGAGCTTGTACAGCTGACCTCGGTACAACGCTGGATAACAGCCAGAAACGGGGTTGAATACAGGCGGCTTGGCGTGTGCATGCTTACGCTTACCATCGAGCCAATCGCTATAGCGGCTCATGTACGACGAGACTTGGCCATACGCAAAATTAATGGCAGCACGACGCAGATAAGATGGGAATTTGTAAAAGCGATTATTGAAATACTGATGCTTGGGCTGAGGGTTTTTCGTGGTCGGATGCATCAGCCGCTCAACGGCAGGCATGAACGCAGGCTCATTGGCCAACTTGGGCCAGTTGTTG contains the following coding sequences:
- a CDS encoding transposase, which encodes MAKAIIRTDKWPLQATAEQQRLAQLTVIEYRAYCRALCIVILNNWPKLANEPAFMPAVERLMHPTTKNPQPKHQYFNNRFYKFPSYLRRAAINFAYGQVSSYMSRYSDWLDGKRKHAHAKPPVFNPVSGCYPALYRGQLYKLDDTFKTASLKLWDGKEWLWHQIPIKATRQRHTQGELKSPSLIIGKSIHLSVPVSLTPARLTNRQRVLAVDIGINTLATASVVTSSGTVTARGFFHPAADIDRRNQRANTIRQKARKTAVLSKGFCKGHYRKARHINEQIAQLTSRQLVDFAREHQADTIVLEHLKGWRPQGGRKRSALKQKFHQWLHRRLANLIEMKFVEMGGKVVYVYARGTSSWAYDGSGKLKRDPKQYELATFSTGKKYNCDLNASYNIAARYWAMVLKLTHRKDDQAAKGQSSCAAPRIPVTLSTLWGTKSRYPLSCAA